The following DNA comes from Gemmatimonadota bacterium.
ATCCACCGTTCTTCGAAGCGGTGATTGATGGTATTGCTGGCATCGATCTTCCGGCTGGACCAGGCTAACGTGTCGGGCCGGCCGTGAGGATAGTCGTAGAGCAGGCCGAACGTCCCCGCGGCGTATCCTTCCGTCCCGTCAATGCGCAACGTCGCGAAGTTTTCCTCCGTCCAGTTGTTGTGGTTGACGGACACCAGGGCGCTGAAGGTGTCCGAGTACTCGAACACCGTAATCGACCGTGTTTCGCCGGTCGCAACATGCCCGGGATAGGAAGCGCCGGTCGACCAGACGCGCTCGGGGTCTCCGAACAGCGAACGCATGCTGTCGAAGTAATGAATACTGTGGAACATCAGGTCGAGCCCCCCGGCCTCGAGGACCCAGGGCCAGGCCCGCCATTCGGTCAGGATGCTCACGTCGATCACGGCCGAAGCGGGTTCGCCCAGCAACCCGCGGTTCAGCAGCGTCCTGGAAGCCCTTACCGCCTGGTCCCACCGCATCTGCTGGTTCACGGCCAGCTTCACCCCGCGATCCTCCGCGATCTCGACGATCTCAACGGCTTCGGCGTATACGTTTGAAAGCGGTTTCTGGCAGAGCAGATGCTTGCCGGCCGCCGTCGCCTTCAGGACGAGTTCCTTCTGGTGCCAGGGCGGAACGGCGATGTCCACGATGTCCACGGCGGGGTCGGCGAGCAGTGAATCCACGTCAGGAAATACCCTGGGCACCTCGAAATCC
Coding sequences within:
- a CDS encoding Gfo/Idh/MocA family oxidoreductase is translated as MNLDLEYRPVLGTKTDYGIGIIGAGGIVNAAHLPAYRKAGFNVVGLTDKDVDKANRTARDFEVPRVFPDVDSLLADPAVDIVDIAVPPWHQKELVLKATAAGKHLLCQKPLSNVYAEAVEIVEIAEDRGVKLAVNQQMRWDQAVRASRTLLNRGLLGEPASAVIDVSILTEWRAWPWVLEAGGLDLMFHSIHYFDSMRSLFGDPERVWSTGASYPGHVATGETRSITVFEYSDTFSALVSVNHNNWTEENFATLRIDGTEGYAAGTFGLLYDYPHGRPDTLAWSSRKIDASNTINHRFEERWIPDSFIGPMGELMASIEQDRLPETNGRDNLKTLQLVNAGYRSMVEHRAVAPGEIG